One segment of Rhodopirellula baltica SH 1 DNA contains the following:
- a CDS encoding DUF3311 domain-containing protein, translating to MPNSTDSSAPPDRKGLSSGALLIAGLVIVLLILHQDNWLWHNDTLLFGFMPIGLAWHAGISIAASFTWFLATRVAWPLDEEEPQR from the coding sequence ATGCCCAACTCGACTGATTCGTCCGCTCCACCTGACCGGAAAGGTCTTTCAAGCGGAGCTCTGCTCATCGCCGGTTTGGTCATCGTGCTCTTGATCCTTCACCAAGACAATTGGTTGTGGCACAACGACACGTTGCTGTTCGGATTCATGCCCATCGGATTGGCGTGGCACGCTGGCATCTCGATTGCCGCGTCCTTCACCTGGTTTTTGGCGACCCGAGTCGCGTGGCCGCTCGATGAAGAGGAGCCGCAACGATGA